In a single window of the Streptomyces sp. NBC_00094 genome:
- a CDS encoding methyltransferase, with amino-acid sequence MNRLTTSWGAFTLTRFPEDPRDQLRAWDAADEYLLGHLAETGTDLSGTVAVLGDRWGALVTALHAADPGALVQISDSYLGRQATRANLARAGADPDAVRLLTTQDPPPERIDVLLVRVPKSLALLEDQLHRLAPAVHEGTVVVGTGMVKEIHTSTLRLFERILGPTRTSLAVKKARLIHTTPDPALTPGQNPWPHRYDLPADTPAPGLPGLTVTNHAGVFCADRLDIGTRFLLANLPQDIGDARVADLGCGNGVVGIAIALAEPDAELVFADESYPAVASAKENFRTHLGDSRAAEFLVGDGLTDLPAGSVDLVLNNPPFHSHQATTDRTARRMFADARRALRPGGELWVVGNRHLGYHVTLRRIFGNSELVGSDAKFVVLRAVRQEDR; translated from the coding sequence ATGAACCGTTTGACCACGTCATGGGGCGCCTTCACGCTGACCCGCTTTCCCGAGGACCCGCGCGATCAGCTGCGCGCCTGGGACGCGGCCGACGAATACCTCCTGGGCCACCTGGCCGAGACCGGTACCGACCTCTCCGGCACCGTCGCCGTCCTCGGCGACCGCTGGGGAGCCCTCGTCACCGCCTTGCACGCCGCCGATCCCGGCGCGCTCGTCCAGATCTCCGACTCCTACCTCGGCCGACAGGCCACCCGCGCCAACCTGGCACGCGCCGGCGCGGACCCGGACGCCGTCCGGCTGCTGACCACGCAGGACCCGCCGCCCGAGCGGATCGACGTGCTCCTCGTCCGCGTCCCCAAGAGCCTCGCGCTCCTGGAGGACCAGCTGCACCGGCTCGCTCCCGCCGTGCACGAGGGCACCGTGGTCGTCGGCACCGGCATGGTCAAGGAGATCCACACCTCCACGCTCCGGCTGTTCGAGCGGATCCTCGGCCCCACCCGCACCTCGCTCGCGGTGAAGAAGGCCCGACTGATCCACACCACCCCCGACCCGGCGCTCACCCCCGGCCAGAACCCCTGGCCGCACCGGTACGACCTCCCCGCCGACACCCCCGCGCCGGGCCTCCCCGGGCTGACCGTCACCAACCACGCCGGGGTCTTCTGCGCCGACCGCCTCGACATCGGTACGCGCTTCCTCCTCGCGAACCTGCCCCAGGACATCGGCGACGCCCGGGTCGCGGACCTCGGCTGCGGCAACGGCGTGGTCGGCATCGCCATCGCCCTGGCCGAGCCCGACGCGGAACTGGTCTTCGCCGACGAGTCGTACCCGGCGGTGGCCTCCGCCAAGGAGAACTTCCGCACGCACCTCGGCGACAGCCGCGCGGCCGAGTTCCTCGTCGGCGACGGGCTCACCGACCTGCCCGCCGGCTCGGTCGACCTGGTCCTCAACAACCCGCCGTTCCACAGCCACCAGGCCACCACCGACCGCACCGCGCGCCGGATGTTCGCCGACGCGCGACGCGCGCTGCGGCCGGGCGGCGAACTGTGGGTCGTCGGCAACCGGCACCTCGGTTACCACGTCACCCTCCGCCGTATCTTCGGGAACAGCGAACTCGTCGGGAGCGACGCGAAGTTCGTGGTCCTGCGGGCGGTCAGGCAAGAGGACCGCTAG
- the argJ gene encoding bifunctional glutamate N-acetyltransferase/amino-acid acetyltransferase ArgJ codes for MSVTAAKGFTAAGIAAGIKQNGNPDLALVVNTGPRRAAAGVFTSNRVKAAPVLWSQQVLADGELTAVVLNSGGANACTGPQGFQDTHATAEKVAEVLSAKGATGSEVGAGDVAVASTGLIGILLPMDKLLPGVEKAAGELSEHGGEKAAIAIKTTDTVHKTAVVGKDGWTVGGMAKGAGMLAPGLATMLVVLTTDADVDAQGLDTALRGATRVTFDRVDSDGCMSTNDTVLLLASGASGVTPAQDEFTEAVRAVCDDLARQLIGDAEGASKDIRIEVINAATEDDAVEVGRSIARNNLLKCAIHGEDPNWGRVLSAIGTTRAAFDPDLLNVAINGVWVCKNGSVGEDRDLVDMRYREVVITADLSTGTESAVIWANDLTADYVHENSAYSS; via the coding sequence GTGAGCGTCACCGCAGCGAAGGGATTCACGGCGGCGGGCATCGCCGCCGGGATCAAGCAGAACGGCAACCCGGACCTGGCCCTCGTGGTCAACACCGGGCCCCGCCGCGCCGCCGCGGGAGTCTTCACCTCCAACCGCGTCAAGGCCGCGCCCGTCCTCTGGTCCCAGCAGGTCCTCGCCGACGGCGAGCTGACCGCCGTCGTCCTCAACTCCGGCGGGGCCAACGCCTGCACCGGCCCGCAGGGCTTCCAGGACACCCACGCCACCGCCGAGAAGGTCGCCGAGGTCCTCAGCGCGAAGGGCGCGACGGGCTCGGAGGTCGGCGCCGGTGACGTCGCCGTCGCCTCCACCGGCCTCATCGGCATCCTGCTCCCGATGGACAAGCTCCTCCCCGGCGTCGAGAAGGCCGCGGGCGAACTCTCCGAGCACGGCGGCGAGAAGGCCGCCATCGCCATCAAGACCACCGACACCGTCCACAAGACCGCCGTGGTCGGCAAGGACGGCTGGACGGTCGGCGGCATGGCCAAGGGCGCCGGCATGCTCGCCCCCGGACTCGCCACCATGCTCGTCGTCCTCACCACCGACGCCGACGTCGACGCCCAGGGCCTGGACACCGCCCTCCGGGGTGCCACCCGCGTCACCTTCGACCGGGTCGACTCCGACGGCTGCATGTCCACCAACGACACGGTCCTCCTCCTCGCCTCCGGCGCCTCCGGCGTCACCCCCGCGCAGGACGAGTTCACCGAGGCCGTACGGGCCGTCTGCGACGACCTTGCCCGCCAGCTCATCGGCGACGCCGAGGGCGCCAGCAAGGACATCCGCATCGAGGTGATCAACGCCGCCACGGAGGACGACGCCGTCGAGGTGGGCCGGTCGATCGCCCGTAACAACCTCCTCAAGTGCGCCATCCACGGCGAGGACCCCAACTGGGGCCGGGTGCTCTCCGCCATCGGCACCACGCGGGCCGCCTTCGACCCGGACCTGCTCAACGTCGCCATCAACGGCGTCTGGGTCTGCAAGAACGGCTCCGTCGGCGAGGACCGCGACCTCGTCGACATGCGCTACCGGGAGGTCGTCATCACCGCCGACCTCTCCACCGGCACCGAGTCCGCCGTCATCTGGGCGAACGACCTCACCGCCGACTACGTCCACGAGAACAGCGCGTACTCGTCGTGA
- a CDS encoding M48 family metallopeptidase — MTVTTDVVQGAERQCPECGEPVTGGGRYIAWCAACEWNIDPEVREERPPGRIERIRRRLAQRHGEQLFTELTTGGTGGGTAAGQRPRRGAAGALATALALVVHGVTFALLAGGLVLLVAGWGKGVLPALGALLLGLAVVLRPRFASLAKVEKQDLPVLRRADAPRLFALLDEVAEGVGTTGVRAVVIDADTNASVSTYGIRQHRVLHLGLGLWETLSPQERVALLGHEFGHYAHGDTRHSLLVGNAFRSLSTWRYTLAPEPADSLLGHFVNLATALPRLLVDGVLVLLDQLTLRGSQRSEYLADTTAARAAGTEAAAGLMNRLLVSDGVTGELRREAVAARTRIGGARREDPAEGLWERLAAHAASVPEHEYERLRRVAERRGHSVDSTHPPTHLRHRRLAGGEPCEAAIVLDPARAAEVDAELAGARRTLAREVVRG; from the coding sequence ATGACAGTGACGACCGACGTCGTCCAGGGGGCCGAGCGGCAGTGCCCCGAATGCGGGGAGCCCGTCACGGGCGGCGGGCGGTACATCGCCTGGTGTGCCGCGTGCGAGTGGAACATCGACCCCGAGGTGCGGGAGGAGCGGCCGCCGGGACGGATCGAGAGGATCCGCCGGCGGCTCGCACAGCGCCACGGGGAACAGCTCTTCACGGAGCTCACCACGGGGGGAACAGGCGGCGGTACGGCAGCGGGGCAGCGGCCCCGGCGCGGCGCCGCCGGGGCGCTCGCCACCGCGCTCGCCCTGGTCGTCCACGGGGTCACCTTCGCCCTGCTCGCCGGCGGTCTGGTGCTGCTCGTCGCGGGCTGGGGCAAGGGCGTCCTGCCCGCGCTCGGGGCGCTCCTGCTCGGCCTGGCCGTGGTCCTGCGGCCCCGGTTCGCCAGCCTGGCGAAGGTCGAGAAGCAGGACCTTCCCGTGCTGCGCCGGGCGGACGCGCCTCGGCTCTTCGCCCTGCTCGACGAGGTCGCCGAGGGCGTCGGCACCACCGGCGTACGAGCCGTGGTCATCGACGCCGACACCAACGCCTCGGTCAGCACGTACGGGATCCGGCAGCACCGGGTGCTCCACCTTGGGCTCGGGCTGTGGGAGACCCTGTCCCCGCAGGAGCGGGTCGCGCTCCTCGGCCACGAGTTCGGGCACTACGCCCATGGCGACACCCGCCACTCCCTGCTCGTCGGCAACGCGTTCCGCTCCCTTTCCACCTGGCGCTACACGCTTGCCCCCGAGCCCGCAGACAGTCTCCTGGGGCATTTCGTGAACCTCGCGACCGCGCTGCCGCGCCTGCTCGTCGACGGCGTCCTCGTCCTCTTGGACCAGCTGACCCTGCGCGGCTCCCAGCGCTCCGAGTACCTCGCCGACACCACCGCCGCCCGCGCGGCGGGCACGGAGGCGGCGGCCGGGCTGATGAACCGGCTCCTCGTCTCCGACGGTGTCACGGGCGAGCTCCGCCGGGAGGCCGTGGCGGCGCGGACCCGGATCGGCGGCGCGCGCCGCGAGGATCCCGCCGAGGGGCTGTGGGAACGGCTCGCCGCCCATGCCGCTTCGGTGCCGGAGCACGAGTACGAGCGGCTGCGCCGGGTCGCGGAGCGGCGCGGGCACAGCGTGGACTCCACGCACCCGCCCACCCATCTGCGCCATCGACGGCTGGCCGGGGGCGAGCCGTGCGAGGCCGCGATCGTCCTGGACCCGGCGAGGGCGGCGGAGGTCGACGCGGAGCTCGCCGGGGCCCGGCGAACCCTCGCCAGGGAGGTCGTACGGGGGTAG
- the argC gene encoding N-acetyl-gamma-glutamyl-phosphate reductase gives MKVRAAVAGASGYAGGEVLRLLLAHPHVEIGTLTGHSNAGQKLGALQPHLLPLADRVLAPTVAEELAGHEVVFLALPHGQSAAVAEQLGPDVLVVDMGADFRLENPADWETYYGSPHAGTWPYGLPELPGARAALEGSRRIAVPGCYPTAVSLALFPAYANGLAEPEAVIVAASGTSGAGKAAKPHLLGSEVMGSMSPYGVGGGHRHTPEMIQNLSGPAGERVTVSFTPMLAPMPRGILATCTAAAKPGVTAESVRAVYEKAFADEPFVHLLPEGQWPATASVYGSNAVQVQVTYDAAANRIIAISAIDNLTKGTAGGAVQSMNIALGLPEATGLSTIGVAP, from the coding sequence ATGAAGGTACGAGCAGCAGTCGCGGGCGCGAGCGGATACGCGGGCGGTGAAGTCCTGCGTCTCCTTCTCGCCCACCCCCACGTCGAGATCGGCACCCTGACGGGCCACTCCAACGCGGGTCAGAAGCTCGGCGCCCTCCAGCCCCACCTGCTCCCGCTCGCCGACCGCGTCCTCGCGCCGACCGTCGCCGAGGAGCTCGCCGGGCACGAGGTCGTCTTCCTCGCCCTGCCGCACGGGCAGTCGGCCGCCGTCGCCGAGCAGCTCGGACCCGACGTCCTCGTCGTCGACATGGGCGCCGACTTCCGCCTGGAGAACCCCGCCGACTGGGAGACGTACTACGGCTCCCCGCACGCCGGGACCTGGCCCTACGGGCTCCCCGAGCTGCCGGGCGCCCGCGCCGCCCTCGAGGGCTCCCGGCGCATCGCGGTGCCCGGCTGCTACCCCACTGCCGTCTCGCTCGCCCTCTTCCCGGCGTACGCGAACGGGCTCGCCGAGCCCGAGGCCGTGATCGTCGCCGCCTCCGGGACCTCCGGCGCCGGCAAGGCCGCCAAGCCGCACCTCCTCGGCAGCGAGGTCATGGGCAGCATGTCCCCGTACGGCGTCGGCGGCGGCCACCGCCACACCCCCGAGATGATCCAGAACCTCAGCGGGCCGGCGGGGGAGCGGGTCACCGTCTCCTTCACGCCCATGCTGGCCCCGATGCCCCGCGGCATCCTCGCCACCTGCACGGCCGCCGCGAAGCCGGGCGTCACCGCCGAGTCCGTACGGGCCGTGTACGAGAAGGCCTTCGCGGACGAGCCCTTCGTCCACCTGCTCCCCGAGGGGCAGTGGCCGGCGACGGCGTCCGTCTACGGTTCCAACGCCGTTCAGGTGCAGGTCACGTATGACGCGGCCGCGAACCGGATCATCGCCATCAGCGCCATCGACAACCTCACCAAGGGCACCGCCGGCGGTGCGGTGCAGAGCATGAACATCGCCCTCGGCCTCCCCGAGGCCACCGGACTTTCCACGATTGGAGTCGCTCCGTGA
- a CDS encoding DUF4440 domain-containing protein — MHDDTFPAALTRRFDADQERLRAVALRMTGSRAEAEEALATARTELGRDGGVLVRAWLAAHVGRVCVRGLQERTATGQQGRGAGGGVRDAGADGGVGTVGAGEAVRGIGAGEAVRGIGAGEAVRGIGAGEAVRGVGASEVLRGVGAGVDSVWLALLVVLESLGSQERLAYVLHDLFGLPPHETARITGGSPVDAARLARRVRERVRGGGAARTKGDPGRQRAVVERFLAAARARDARALAAVLDPDVVAYGEHGPVHGAPAVSEAAAAFARLADVARPALVDGAVGLVAFGAGGPVAAVAFTLRQDRIVVLDIATGENRVRALDLAFPDW; from the coding sequence ATGCACGACGACACGTTTCCGGCCGCCCTGACGAGGCGGTTCGACGCCGACCAGGAGCGGCTGCGGGCCGTGGCCCTGCGGATGACGGGGTCGCGGGCCGAGGCCGAGGAGGCGCTCGCGACGGCCCGCACGGAGCTCGGGCGGGACGGCGGGGTCCTCGTCCGGGCCTGGCTGGCGGCTCATGTGGGGCGGGTATGCGTGCGCGGGCTCCAGGAACGGACGGCCACCGGGCAGCAGGGGCGGGGGGCCGGTGGGGGTGTGCGGGATGCCGGGGCCGACGGGGGCGTAGGCACTGTCGGGGCCGGAGAGGCCGTGCGGGGCATCGGGGCCGGAGAGGCCGTGCGGGGCATCGGGGCCGGAGAGGCCGTGCGGGGCATCGGGGCCGGAGAGGCCGTGCGGGGCGTCGGGGCCAGTGAGGTCCTGAGGGGCGTCGGTGCTGGGGTGGACTCCGTGTGGCTCGCGCTGCTCGTCGTCCTGGAGTCCCTCGGGAGCCAGGAACGGCTCGCGTACGTGCTCCACGACCTGTTCGGGCTGCCGCCGCACGAGACCGCGCGGATCACCGGCGGCTCCCCCGTGGACGCCGCCCGGCTCGCCCGGCGGGTCCGTGAGCGGGTCCGGGGCGGCGGGGCGGCCCGTACCAAGGGCGATCCGGGACGGCAGCGGGCGGTCGTGGAGCGGTTCCTGGCGGCCGCACGCGCGCGTGACGCCCGCGCCCTGGCGGCCGTCCTGGACCCGGACGTCGTGGCGTACGGCGAACACGGGCCGGTGCACGGCGCCCCGGCCGTCTCGGAGGCGGCGGCGGCCTTCGCGCGGCTCGCCGACGTGGCGAGGCCCGCGCTCGTCGACGGGGCCGTCGGGCTGGTCGCCTTCGGGGCCGGCGGCCCGGTCGCGGCGGTGGCGTTCACCCTCCGGCAGGACCGGATCGTCGTCCTCGACATCGCCACCGGGGAGAACCGGGTGCGCGCGCTCGACCTGGCCTTCCCCGACTGGTGA
- a CDS encoding histidine phosphatase family protein gives MSLRVTLVAAARSSSLLAERFDDDRPLDEAGWYEVQVAAPALIPLGAAELRYCSPTPRSRATGTALGYAPLAQPALRECDMGRWRGLTLAEVAALEPAAVDAWLTDARTAPHGGEPLLAFITRIGNWLDTRPAEDCSIVAVAEPSVVRAALVYALKAPPATYWNVDVRPLSTVTLTGRPGLWHLQLDAAVR, from the coding sequence ATGAGTCTTCGGGTGACGCTCGTCGCGGCGGCACGCAGCTCCTCCCTGCTCGCCGAACGCTTCGACGACGACCGGCCGCTCGACGAGGCCGGATGGTACGAGGTGCAGGTCGCCGCACCCGCGCTCATCCCGCTCGGCGCGGCCGAACTGCGCTACTGCTCCCCGACCCCGCGCAGCCGCGCCACCGGCACCGCCCTCGGCTACGCGCCGCTCGCCCAGCCCGCGCTGCGCGAGTGCGACATGGGCCGCTGGCGGGGCCTCACCCTCGCCGAGGTCGCCGCCCTCGAACCGGCCGCCGTCGACGCCTGGCTCACGGACGCCCGTACCGCCCCGCACGGCGGGGAGCCGCTCCTCGCGTTCATCACCCGGATAGGGAACTGGCTCGACACCCGCCCCGCCGAGGACTGCTCGATCGTCGCCGTCGCCGAGCCCTCCGTCGTACGGGCCGCCCTCGTGTACGCGCTGAAGGCGCCGCCCGCCACGTACTGGAACGTCGACGTCCGCCCGCTCTCGACCGTCACCCTCACCGGCCGCCCCGGCCTCTGGCACCTCCAGCTCGACGCGGCCGTCCGCTGA
- a CDS encoding GNAT family N-acetyltransferase, which produces MNDSPAPTLPGTTVMHGAYEISADPARIDAARVHHWLSTDAYWALGRPREKQDAAIAGSLNFGAYDGETGEMAAYARIVTDYATFAWLCDVYVDRGARGTGLGTALVAAVRDHLAPSGLRRILLATADAHGVYEKVGFTPLQNPDKWMALGQQ; this is translated from the coding sequence ATGAACGACAGCCCGGCCCCCACCCTCCCCGGTACCACCGTCATGCACGGGGCGTACGAGATCTCAGCCGATCCCGCACGGATCGACGCGGCCCGCGTCCACCACTGGCTCTCCACGGACGCCTACTGGGCCCTCGGCCGACCTCGGGAGAAGCAGGACGCGGCCATCGCGGGATCGCTCAACTTCGGCGCCTACGACGGCGAGACCGGCGAGATGGCCGCCTACGCGCGCATCGTCACCGACTACGCCACCTTCGCCTGGCTCTGCGACGTCTACGTCGACCGGGGGGCCCGCGGCACCGGCCTCGGCACCGCGCTCGTCGCCGCCGTCCGCGACCACCTCGCACCGTCCGGCCTGCGCCGCATCCTGCTCGCCACCGCCGACGCGCACGGGGTGTACGAGAAGGTAGGTTTCACGCCACTGCAGAATCCGGACAAGTGGATGGCTCTCGGGCAGCAGTGA
- the argB gene encoding acetylglutamate kinase gives MNNPGKPENPTRKHTALPKAQILIEALPWLTRHHGKTVVIKFGGNAMIDEDLKAAFAQDVVFLRHAGLKPVVVHGGGPQISAALDRHGIVSEFKAGLRVTTEDAMDVVRMVLAGQVQRELVGLLNQHGPFAIGMTGEDAHTITATKHQPVIDGEKVDIGRVGEITAIDTGAIEALLEDGRIPVISSIARSEDDGHVYNVNADTAAAALAAALGAETLMVLTDVEGLYEDWPNSDEVISRLTASQLEKLLPELSSGMVPKMEGCLHAVRNGVTTARVIDGRVQHAILLEIFTDEGVGTMVVPDGQGD, from the coding sequence GTGAACAATCCCGGAAAGCCCGAGAACCCCACGCGGAAGCACACCGCCCTCCCGAAGGCCCAGATCCTCATCGAGGCCCTGCCCTGGCTCACCCGCCACCACGGCAAGACCGTCGTCATCAAGTTCGGCGGCAACGCCATGATCGACGAGGACCTGAAGGCCGCCTTCGCCCAGGACGTCGTCTTCCTGCGCCACGCCGGCCTCAAGCCGGTCGTGGTGCACGGCGGCGGCCCCCAGATCAGCGCCGCGCTCGACCGGCACGGCATCGTCAGCGAGTTCAAGGCCGGCCTGCGCGTCACCACCGAGGACGCCATGGACGTCGTACGGATGGTCCTCGCCGGCCAGGTGCAGCGCGAGCTCGTCGGACTGCTCAACCAGCACGGCCCGTTCGCCATCGGCATGACCGGTGAGGACGCGCACACCATCACCGCCACCAAGCACCAGCCGGTCATCGACGGCGAGAAGGTCGACATCGGCCGGGTCGGCGAGATCACCGCCATAGACACGGGCGCCATCGAGGCGCTCCTGGAGGACGGCCGGATCCCGGTCATCTCCTCCATCGCCCGCTCCGAGGACGACGGACATGTCTACAACGTCAATGCTGATACGGCGGCTGCGGCACTCGCTGCGGCGCTGGGTGCCGAGACGCTGATGGTCCTGACCGACGTCGAGGGCCTCTACGAGGACTGGCCGAACAGCGACGAGGTCATCAGCAGGCTCACCGCGAGCCAGCTGGAGAAGCTGCTGCCCGAGCTCTCCAGCGGCATGGTCCCCAAGATGGAGGGCTGCCTGCACGCCGTACGGAACGGGGTCACCACGGCCCGCGTGATCGACGGCCGGGTCCAGCACGCGATCCTGCTGGAGATCTTCACCGACGAGGGTGTCGGCACGATGGTCGTGCCGGACGGACAGGGGGACTGA
- a CDS encoding chorismate pyruvate-lyase family protein, which translates to MLRPTPPSIRDSEQLFPDGFAVRGATETREELDSFAHTTTRLLLGSDGLTTPLLEAWVGSAVSVRRMSHRLVRACDAPVAAVDLLEASWDEILLERRSVLASSGGVDLSRNVIVARSGVSAAVERCLTDGSATIGRMLQAAGTGHRRTIVGVGLGTWGGEPAAYKTYLLWHGEQPLATITELFNPEIVPAALRAPLALAGRP; encoded by the coding sequence ATGCTCCGGCCGACGCCGCCTTCCATCCGGGATTCGGAACAACTCTTTCCGGACGGTTTCGCCGTCCGGGGCGCCACGGAGACCCGGGAGGAGCTCGACAGCTTCGCTCACACCACCACGCGGCTGCTCCTCGGCAGTGACGGGCTGACCACGCCCCTGCTGGAGGCCTGGGTCGGCTCCGCGGTCTCGGTCCGCCGCATGAGCCACCGTCTGGTCCGCGCCTGCGACGCCCCCGTGGCGGCGGTGGACCTGCTGGAGGCCTCCTGGGACGAGATCCTGCTGGAACGGCGCTCCGTACTGGCGTCGTCGGGCGGGGTGGACCTCTCCCGGAACGTGATCGTGGCCCGGTCCGGCGTGTCCGCGGCCGTCGAACGGTGCCTCACCGACGGTTCGGCGACGATCGGCCGGATGCTCCAGGCGGCCGGAACCGGCCACCGGCGCACGATCGTCGGGGTCGGCCTGGGCACCTGGGGAGGGGAGCCCGCGGCGTACAAGACCTACCTTCTGTGGCACGGCGAGCAGCCCCTCGCCACCATCACGGAGCTGTTCAACCCCGAGATCGTCCCGGCCGCCCTGCGCGCCCCCCTGGCCCTGGCGGGCCGGCCGTGA
- a CDS encoding FAD-dependent monooxygenase — protein sequence MTAPRRHVQVAIVGAGPAGLVLANVLHRAGVSVEVRERAGRAEVEQQARAGLIEHRVVEYLRDHGLADRLLAESGRHDWCEFMCLGERIHIPYGDLSGGAGHWVYPQQFLVRDLIASFEEAGGVVRFDCPVLDVDTSGPRPLVRCQDDVLAADHVVGCDGPRSTVARAFPAHLDGAVERRYPYDWLTVLAEVDRPVDGIRYALHEAGFAGMMPRTSRLARFYLQVAPDAELSEWSESRIRSQLSLRLGLRPEAGDPRLGGLTEVGMLRLRGRVRHHVQAGRLLLAGDAAHVLTPSGAKGLNLAVADVADLADSLLHYHHDGDEDVLAGYERRRHQDAWATQEFSDRLLELLHLPSGDAAESAFGLRLRRERLALLSAPGPEGEAFARTYGGAGRLRPASASVTRRTPLPGRESLPEATPLPSATNALCGVAG from the coding sequence GTGACCGCGCCCCGACGCCACGTACAGGTGGCCATCGTCGGTGCGGGTCCCGCCGGACTGGTCCTGGCCAACGTGCTGCACCGGGCCGGCGTCTCGGTCGAGGTCCGGGAACGGGCCGGCCGGGCCGAGGTGGAGCAGCAGGCCCGCGCGGGACTGATCGAGCACCGGGTGGTCGAGTACCTGCGCGACCACGGGCTCGCCGATCGGCTGCTGGCCGAGAGCGGCCGCCATGACTGGTGCGAGTTCATGTGTCTCGGGGAGCGGATTCACATCCCGTACGGGGACCTGTCCGGCGGAGCCGGGCACTGGGTGTATCCGCAGCAGTTCCTGGTCCGCGACCTGATCGCCTCGTTCGAGGAGGCGGGCGGCGTGGTGCGGTTCGACTGCCCTGTCCTCGACGTGGACACCTCGGGTCCCCGTCCGCTCGTCCGGTGTCAGGACGATGTCCTGGCGGCCGATCACGTCGTGGGCTGCGACGGCCCGCGCAGTACGGTCGCGCGTGCGTTCCCCGCGCACCTGGACGGAGCCGTCGAGCGGCGCTACCCCTACGACTGGCTGACCGTGCTCGCCGAGGTGGACCGTCCCGTGGACGGGATCCGGTACGCCCTCCATGAGGCGGGCTTCGCCGGGATGATGCCCCGCACGTCCCGGCTGGCACGCTTCTACCTCCAGGTGGCGCCGGACGCGGAGCTCTCGGAGTGGTCCGAGTCGCGCATCCGCTCGCAGCTGTCGCTGCGGCTGGGGCTGCGGCCGGAGGCGGGAGACCCCCGGTTGGGCGGGCTGACCGAGGTCGGCATGCTGCGGCTGCGGGGCCGGGTCCGCCACCACGTGCAGGCCGGCCGGCTGCTGCTGGCCGGGGACGCGGCGCATGTGCTGACGCCTTCGGGAGCCAAGGGACTCAACCTGGCGGTGGCCGATGTCGCCGACCTCGCGGACAGTCTGCTGCACTACCACCACGACGGCGACGAGGACGTCCTGGCCGGTTACGAACGGCGTCGCCACCAGGACGCCTGGGCGACGCAGGAGTTCTCCGACCGGCTGCTCGAGCTGCTGCACCTTCCGTCGGGGGACGCGGCGGAGTCCGCCTTCGGCCTCCGGCTGCGCCGTGAACGGCTCGCCCTCCTGTCCGCTCCGGGCCCGGAGGGGGAGGCGTTCGCCCGCACCTACGGCGGCGCGGGGCGCCTGCGCCCGGCATCGGCATCCGTGACCCGACGGACCCCCCTTCCGGGTCGGGAAAGCCTGCCCGAGGCCACACCGCTCCCCAGCGCGACGAACGCCCTGTGCGGGGTGGCCGGGTAA